From Desulfonatronum thiosulfatophilum:
CCAGTCTTCTGGAAATCAAGGCCGAGGCAGAAAAGCTGCGCGGCGCCCAGCGCATTCTGGGCATCCCTGGGATAGCCATCCAGGATCGACGCCAGCAGTATGAACTGATGCAGGTCATGAGCCGGCGCCTGCACGCCGCACAGGAGATTTTTTCCTCTCTGGAGCACGACCAGCAGGATGCTGAACTGTGGCGAGAGTTCACAACGGCCTGGGACGCCTGGCAGGTCGAGAGCACGCTCTTCATGGACATCAGCCGGGAGTTCGACGCACTTGGCATTGCCGATCCCATAGCAGTTTCCCGACAAATCGAACGGTTCATGAAGGACCACTATATCCTGGTTCAGGAGGTGCTCCACCTCGTCTACCGCGACGACACGTTCACCGGGGGCGATGATCCCGCGGCCTGCAACTTCGGACGCTGGCTGCCCTCTTTCTCCACGGACAACCAGGAACTGCACGAACTGCTGCGCGCCTTCATCGCCCCCCATCACCGCTTTCACGACTCCGTCGGCCGGATCAAGCAGGCCATGGGACAAGACAGCCGCGGTCAGGCTGAAGCTTTATACATGGCCGAAATGATCCCAAGCATGCAGGAAGTGTTCTTCCGGTTCCGGGAAATGCTGGACATAGCCAACCGTTCAGCCCGACTCCTGGAAACCGCCCTGACCCAGCTTCTGGGCCCGCTGACCGAGCGGCAGGAAGAAGCCCTGATCATCCTGGACCAGTTGGTGTCCCGGAACCTGGAAATGGCCGAGGATACGCTCCGCGAGGCCAAAGCCCAGAGCTCGCTGCTCCAGACCGTCAGTCTGATCGCCATGGGCTTGGGGCTGCTCCTGGGTATTTTTCTGGCCGTGACCATCACGCGCAGCGTCAGCCGCCCCATCAATTCCGGCGTGGACCTGCTGAAACGAATCAGCGCAGGAGATTTGCGGAAGGAAGTGCCCGAGACCTTGCGGGAGCGTCAGGACGAAATCGGCGTTCTGGCCAGGGCCCTGCACGAAATGAGCACGGCGTTCAGGACGCAACTTCAGGAAATCGCCGAGGTTTCCGCATCCCTGGGCGCATCCGCCGGCCAGATTTCCGCCTCGGTCACCCAGGTCACCTCCGGGGCCCAGGAAAGCGCCGCCGCCGTGACCGAAACCGTGGCCACGGTGGAGGAGGTCAAGCAAACCGCCCAGATCACCAGCCATAAGGCCCGGGATGTGGCGGACAATGCCCAAAAAGGTCTACGCACCGCCCAGGCCGGGCAGCAGACCACCGAAACCCTGGCCCAGGGTATGGAACGGATCAACGAGCAGATGATTTCCATCGCCGACACCATCATGAAACTCAGCGATCAGACCCAGGCCATCGGGGAGATCACCGCCAGCGTGGACGACATTGCGGAGCAGTCCAACCTCCTGGCGGTCAACGCCGCGGTGGAAGCGGCCCGGGCCGGAGAACAGGGGCGGGGTTTCGCCGTGGTGGCCCAGGAAATTCGCAGCCTGGCGGAACAGTCCAAGCAGGCCACGCGCAAGGTGCGCGCCATCCTCAACGACATCCAGAAAGCCACTGCCGCCGCGGTCATGGCGACGGAACAAGGCGGCAAGGCCGTGGATCAAGGCGTGCATGAGGCCCGGGAAGCCACGGCCGCCATCCAGAGCCTGAACAAGACCTTTACGGAGTCGGTCCAGTCCGCCGCCCAGATCGCGGCCGCGAACAAGGAGCAACTTTTGGGCATGGATCAGGTTTCCCAGGCCATGGTCAATATCAAGGAAGCCGGGAACCAGAACGTGTCCGCCATGCGCCAACTCGAGGCCGCTGCCCGCGGGTTGCGCGACATGGGTCTCAAGTTGAGCGAATTGATCGGGAAGTACAAAGTCTGAGCATGTTGCGCGGTTTGCAGATTCGGCTTTTCTGCTGGCAGGGTCTGATCGAAACAGATGAAGCCCCTTCACCCATTGAACCAGGATCCAGCGATCTTACATGCCTCTATCCGACCATGAATTCCTCTTGCGGCTGCGCAAAACCTTTGCCGTGGAGGCCGATGAGTATCTGCGGACCATTGTCCGGGGACTGGTGGAAATTGAACGCCAGGACGATTCCACCCAGAGCAAACAAGCCGTGGAAGAGGTTTTCCGTGCCGCCCACAGCATGAAGGGAGCGGCGCACACCGTGGACATGGGCGGCATTGGAACGGTCTGTCATTCCCTGGAAAACATCTTCCTGGCGCTCAAGAATAACAAGCTGACGCTGCACGGGGAGGATTACGACATCCTCCAGCGCACCGTGGACGTCCTGGGCGCGATGCTCGCCTCGCCGAACGCCGCGGAACAAATCCCGGACGACGAGCTGTTGGCCACCCTGGACCAGATCGTCGCCCGCCGGGGCGATCCTTCGTTACCGAATCCTTCCGCAACCCCGCGTTCCAAGGCCTTTCCCGCGGATATTCCGGTCCGCGCCGAAGGTGTTCCAGAGCCGGCCAAGCCCGTTCAGCCGGTCCCGCGGACCCAGAATGACGAGCCCTTGTCGTTCCCGGAGCAGCCCCTTTCATCCGCGGAACAAACGGATGCCGCTGTTGAGCCGCAACGGAATCCTCCCGTTGCAACCGCGCCTGAACCGGCAACCGAAACTTCCCCAGCGCTCCCTGCTCCGGAGACGCCCCCTGATCCAACTGCCGAAACCATCCGCATTTCCGCCCGCAAGCTGGATTCCATCCTGTTGCGGACCGAAGAGCTTGTTTCCATCAAGCTGGCCCTGGAACAGCGCACCCAGGATCTGGCCGACATCCTTGCCTTGCTTGGCCCGTGGAAACGACGCTGGAGCCAGCTTGAGGGTACGGCAAAACGCACTTCCCGCCGATTCGAGGGCAACGGCTCCACCCCGGAGGACAAGGATCTGCGGACCATGCTCCAGTCGTGGGACTGGAACCAGTCCCGACTGATGGAACTCGAAGAAGGTCTGGATGCCATGCGCGGCGCTCTGATCGCGCAAACTCGCGGGGCCGGTCAGCTTATTGCCGATCTGCTGGAGACAACCAAGTCCGTGCTCATGTTTCCGGCGGCCGCTCTCGTCGACGTCCTGCCCAGAACCGTACGGAATATTGCCCGCGCCCAGGGCAAGGAGGCCTTGTTCACGTCCAGCGGTACGGATATCGAAGTGGACAAACGCATCCTGGAGCGAATCAAGGATCCGCTGGTCCATCTGGTACGCAACTGCATCGACCATGGTCTCGAGCCTCCGGAGATTCGCCGCAACCATGGCAAAACGGAAATCGGAACCATTCGCGTGGCCTTTTCGCAAATCCGCGGCAACCTCCTCCAAATCGTGGTTTCCGATGACGGAGCGGGCATGGATGTGCTGAAAATCCGCGACATAGCCCTCAAGCGAGGACTGATTTCCCAGGAAGAAGCCCAAAATCTCGATGAGCAGGCAACCTTGAAACTGATTCTGCGCTCCGGGATCTCTACCAGCCGGATCATTACCGATATATCCGGACGCGGTCTGGGCATGGCCATTGTTCTGGAAGCCGTGGAAAACCTGGGCGGGGACATCCAGATCCAAAGTTTTCCGCACCGCGGCAGCGTCTTTCGGATCACCCTGCCCATGTCCATGGCCGGTTTTCGAGGGCTCCTGGTCAGCGAATACGGACAGACCTTCGTCCTCCCGGTTGCCCATGTCCAAAGCACGTTGCGTCTGCCGCGGGATGCCGTCTTTACCCTGGAAGGACGAGACGGCATTGCCTTCCAGGGCGCTCACCTGCCCCTGTTGCGCCTTGGACAG
This genomic window contains:
- a CDS encoding methyl-accepting chemotaxis protein codes for the protein MMLNLANLNIGKKLGWGFGLLVGIAVLLGLVGHYGISRTEQALRDIGSHRLQGVTSLLEIKAEAEKLRGAQRILGIPGIAIQDRRQQYELMQVMSRRLHAAQEIFSSLEHDQQDAELWREFTTAWDAWQVESTLFMDISREFDALGIADPIAVSRQIERFMKDHYILVQEVLHLVYRDDTFTGGDDPAACNFGRWLPSFSTDNQELHELLRAFIAPHHRFHDSVGRIKQAMGQDSRGQAEALYMAEMIPSMQEVFFRFREMLDIANRSARLLETALTQLLGPLTERQEEALIILDQLVSRNLEMAEDTLREAKAQSSLLQTVSLIAMGLGLLLGIFLAVTITRSVSRPINSGVDLLKRISAGDLRKEVPETLRERQDEIGVLARALHEMSTAFRTQLQEIAEVSASLGASAGQISASVTQVTSGAQESAAAVTETVATVEEVKQTAQITSHKARDVADNAQKGLRTAQAGQQTTETLAQGMERINEQMISIADTIMKLSDQTQAIGEITASVDDIAEQSNLLAVNAAVEAARAGEQGRGFAVVAQEIRSLAEQSKQATRKVRAILNDIQKATAAAVMATEQGGKAVDQGVHEAREATAAIQSLNKTFTESVQSAAQIAAANKEQLLGMDQVSQAMVNIKEAGNQNVSAMRQLEAAARGLRDMGLKLSELIGKYKV
- a CDS encoding hybrid sensor histidine kinase/response regulator, whose amino-acid sequence is MPLSDHEFLLRLRKTFAVEADEYLRTIVRGLVEIERQDDSTQSKQAVEEVFRAAHSMKGAAHTVDMGGIGTVCHSLENIFLALKNNKLTLHGEDYDILQRTVDVLGAMLASPNAAEQIPDDELLATLDQIVARRGDPSLPNPSATPRSKAFPADIPVRAEGVPEPAKPVQPVPRTQNDEPLSFPEQPLSSAEQTDAAVEPQRNPPVATAPEPATETSPALPAPETPPDPTAETIRISARKLDSILLRTEELVSIKLALEQRTQDLADILALLGPWKRRWSQLEGTAKRTSRRFEGNGSTPEDKDLRTMLQSWDWNQSRLMELEEGLDAMRGALIAQTRGAGQLIADLLETTKSVLMFPAAALVDVLPRTVRNIARAQGKEALFTSSGTDIEVDKRILERIKDPLVHLVRNCIDHGLEPPEIRRNHGKTEIGTIRVAFSQIRGNLLQIVVSDDGAGMDVLKIRDIALKRGLISQEEAQNLDEQATLKLILRSGISTSRIITDISGRGLGMAIVLEAVENLGGDIQIQSFPHRGSVFRITLPMSMAGFRGLLVSEYGQTFVLPVAHVQSTLRLPRDAVFTLEGRDGIAFQGAHLPLLRLGQVLKMAPLPDSPPASSHITVVVLQAGRQQMAFSVDAVLNEQEILIKSLGRQLVRVRNVSGAAVLGSGRLSPVLNVNDLLRSAVRIASPTRAAPTSPEKPRLKILVAEDSITSRTLLKNILTAAGYEVRVAVDGAAAWEALHQTRFDLVVSDVEMPELNGFDLTSRIRSDKNTAHLPVVLVTSLESRRDKERGIDVGADAYIVKSSFDQGNLLEVLRRLAR